Genomic window (Nitrospirota bacterium):
CAAGCGCTATGGGATAGTTTATCCCCCTGCCGAGATAAAGGAAGTCCCTTGCGTTGCAGAACTTTCTGGCGATCTTCAGGACGGAAGCGTTCAATTCAAGCGCCTTCTCAACCTGTTCAGGGATCAGGAGTATATCCTTCAGCAGTGATTTCGCTTTCTTATTATCAATGCTCTTCTTGGATTTTGCCAAAGCTATCGCGAATAGATAGAGCGCCGTAAGCTGTGTTGTGAATGCCTTTGTCGAGGCAACGCCTATCTCAGGGCCTGAATGTGTATAAAAGACGCCGTCCGCCTCTCTTGAGGATGTGCTGCCTATCACATTGCATATGCTCAGAACCTTTGCGCCACGCTTTTTTGCCTCACGCTGCGCGGCAAGCGTATCTGCCGTCTCGCCTGACTGGGTAATGACTATGACAAGGCTGTTTGAAGGAAGTATTGGATCTCTGTACCTGAACTCAGAGGCGATATCAACCTCGCATGGTGTTTTTGCCAGGTCCTCAATCATGTATTTCCCTGCAAGCGCGGCATGCCATGAAGTGCCGCATGCTACGAGAAAGACCTTATTCAATTTATTGATCTCATTCACATTCAGCGAGAACTCAGCAAGGTTCACCTCTCCCTTCTCAATGGAGAACCTTCCCCTCAAGGTATCAGCTATCGCCTGCGGCTGTTCATTGATCTCTTTTAACATGAAATGTTTGTACCCGCCCTTCTCAGCCATGGCAGGGCTCCATGTGATCTTTGTTATCCGCTTTTTAAAGGATTTATCACAGACGCCTGAGATGGAGATGCCTTTACGCGTTATCACAGCCATCTCATCATTTTCCAGAATGATAACGTCGCGTGTGTATTTAAGGAAGGCAGGCATGTCGGATGCTAAAAAGAATTCATCTTTTCCAAGTCCCAGCACAAGGGGGCTGTCTTTTTTTACAGCTATTATCCTGTCCGGTTCAGCCTCGCTTATTATGCCGAGCGCGTACGCGCCATGGACATGCTCAAGCGCCTCTCTTGTCGCTCTTTCAACATCAAGCCCTTTTTTTGAATAACTGTTTATAAGATGGCAGATGACCTCTGTGTCTGTCTCAGATGTAAAGACATGCCCCTGCTTCTTTAATCTCTCTCTCAGTTCATAATAGTTTTCAATGATGCCGTTATGAACAACAACTATGCCGCCTGACCTGTGAGGATGTGCGTTGCTCTCTGACGGCTTGCCATGCGTCGCCCATCTCGTATGCCCGATCCCGATGGGGCTGCTGAATTGCTTCCCGCTTATGCATTGCTCCAGCTTCTTTATCTTGCCTTCGCAGCGCTGCACTTCTATCTTATTGTCTTTAACAAACGCAACTCCGGCTGAATCATATCCCCTGTACTCAAGCTTCTTCAGGGAATCCACAATTACTGGGATTGCGTTCCTCTTGCCTATATATCCGACTATTCCGCACATATTAAGTTATTTTGACCTTCTGCCTTTAGTTTTTAATCTGCTTCTGTTTTCCCAGTCAGCGATATTTTTCTGTTCCGCCCTGCTTATGGCAAGCGCGCCTGCGGGAACATCCCTGGTGACAGTCGCGCCTGCTGCCACATACGCTCCTTTGCCTATCGTCACAGGAGCGACGATCTGAGTATCGCTCCCGATAAATGACCCTGACCCGATCACTGTCTTATGCTTCTTCTTGCCGTCATAATTGCATGTGATAGTGCCTGCCCCGATATTAACATCGTTCCCGATCACCGCATCTCCAATATAGCTCAGATGGGATGCCTTTGTCCCGTCTCCGAGTGATGACTTCTTTATCTCTACAAAATTCCCGACCTTCGCGTTCTTCCCTATGATGCTGTGAGGCCTTAAATGCGCTAACGGCCCTATTGAAGCGCCCTTTTTTATCCTACTATCTTCGATAAGGGAGTTATCCTTAATGGCCACATCTTCCTCTATAACACTGTCAACGATCCTTGCGCCGGGATAGATGACGCAGTTGCTGCCGATGGATGTCTTGCCTTCAATGCAGGTGTTAGGGTAAATGATCGAATCCTTCCCGATCGACACGCCGGGATGCACCACAGACCTTTGCGGATCAATGAATGTGACGCCTTTTTTCAGCAGTTTTAATATTACCCTGTCCTGAAATATCCGTGAAACATTATAAAGGTCTTCCCTGCTGTTGACGCCGAGTATCTCTTCTTCCATACAGATATATGTCTCAACCTTTTTCCCCTCTTTTGAGAGGATATTCACAAGGTCGGTTAAATAGTACTCTCCTGAAAGAGCATTCTTTTTTATTCTGCCGATGAAGTCAAGGACCTCAGGCTTCATCGCGTAAACGCCGCCGTTCAGTTCCTTGCACGCTCTCTTTTCATGAAGTGACGCGTGCTTGTCTTCAACAATGCCGATGATCTTTCCGTCATCGCCACGAACTGTCCTGCCGTAACCTGAGACAGAATCATTGAAGAAAGAGAGGTAGGAGAGCGTATTGCCGCTGCGTCTGTGTTTTGAGAGAAAACCCTTCAGCGTATTTGTTGTAATAAGCGGGCAATCTCCATTGAGGACGAGGATGGCATCACTTCCCTTTAAAGTTTTTTTAGCTATCTCAAGCGCATTGCCCGTGCCGAGGAGTTTCTTCTGGATGACAAACGAGAGGCTGTTGTCATTAAGCTGTGCCATAACATTGTCAGCGCCGTTGCCGACAACCACTACTATCTTTGCGGGCTTCAGGGGCTTTACAGCATCTATGACATGCCGGAGCATCGGCCTTCCGAGGACCTCATGAAGGACCTTCGGCTTAAGAGATTTCATCCTCTTGCCAAGACCAGCCGCTAAAATGACTACGGAAAGACCCATGGAGATATATTAATGGTTTGCGCTTATGATTTCAATTTGCGACGACTCTATCTGTTTCTGTGAGATTCAAAAAGGATCTCTTCAACCATCTGGCAGATGACATGGCCGAGAGTGATGTGGGTCTCCTGTATCCTGGGCGTATCAGAGGAAGGAACAGCAAATACATGATCCGCTATCGCAGCAAGCTTGCCCCCTTTTGCGCCTGTAAAGACTATCGTCCTTATCCTTCTCTTTTTTGCTTCCTCAACAGCCTTGATCACATTTTGGGAATTGCCGCTGGTGCTTATTCCTATCGCGACATCCCCATCCTGCGCATGCGCCTTAAGCTGGCGTACAAAGATATCCGAGAAATCATAATCATTGGCGATCGCCGTGACAACAGCCATGTTTGTATTCAGGTCTATCGCAGGCAGCGCAGGACGTTCCATCTTAAACCTTCCCACAAACTCAGCAGCGATATGGGCCGCGTCAGTGGAGCTGCCGCCATTGCCGAAGATCATGAGCTTGCTCCCGCTGTTAAAAGCCTCGGCAATAAGATTCGACACCTCAATAACAGCATCGATATTCGCTTTTATGAACTCCCTCTTTACGGACGCGCTATCTTCAAACGCCTTTAATATCTTCTCTCTCATTTGGTTCCCTCACTTTCTTTATGATCGATAGCTGATTTGTCAGATGGGATGATTGGTACAGGGTCGCCTTTCCTGCCGCAGGCGGATACAACGCCAAGCAGTATGAGTGTAATAAACAACATGAACAAACGTGAGAAGATACCGCGTTTCTCAGGCTTCACTTCTTCTTGCTCCCCTTTATATTTCTGAGGCGCAAAGAGACATTTTTGCCTGATGTCCCTCCGTGAGATATTTTATTAGCAACAGATGAAGCCACGGTTATATAACTGAAAATATCATTGCCGATAAGTTTTGAAAAATCTTTCAGTTCAGCAAGTTCCAGTTCATCTATTTTTTTACCGTCTTCTACACAGTGCCTGATTAGCCTGCCTGTAACACCGTGAGCCTCTCTGAAGGGCATGCCTTTTTTGACGAGATATTCTGCAATGTCAGTTGCTGTCAGATAGCCGCCCTCGGTTCCCTTTTCCATGGCTTTTTTGTTGAATATAATTTTAGGCAGAAGCACGGCAAGTATATTTAGGCAGGATTTTACCGTATCAACTGTATCAAACAGAGGCTCTTTATCCTCCTGCATATCCCTGTTATAAGCAAGGGGCAGCCCTTTCATAACCGTCAGTATTGCAATAAGATCGCCGAATACCCTGCCGCTTCTGCCCCTGATAAGTTCAAGAATGTCAGGGTTCTTCTTCTGCGGCATTATGCTTGAACCGGTTGAAAAGGCGTCGGGCAGAGTGACAAACGAGAACTCATCGCTGTTCCAAAGCACTATCTCTTCCGCAAACCTTGAGAGATGCACCATGACGATGCTTGCGGCAGAGATGAATTCAATAACAAAATCCCTGTCTGACACAGCATCCATGCTGTTCTCAGATATCTTGGGGAATTTCAGAAGCCGCGCGACATATCGCCTGTCTATCGGAAGTGTTGTGCCTGCAAGCGCAGCCGAGCCTAAAGGAAGCACATTGACCCTTGCATAACACTCTTCAAGCCTCGCCCTGTCACGCTCAAGCATCTCGTAATACGCAAGAAGATGGTGCGAGAGCAGCACCGGCTGAGCCTTCTGCAAATGCGTATATCCCGGCATCAGGGTTTTGACATGTTTTCCTGCAACAGAGACGAGCGACTTCTGAAGGCCTTTTACCAGAACAATTATCTCTTTTATCTCATCTCTGAGAAAGAGCCTCAGGTCAAGCGCGACCTGGTCATTGCGGCTCCTCGCCGTATGAAGCTTGCCGCCGACC
Coding sequences:
- the argH gene encoding argininosuccinate lyase, translating into MFMKKLWAGRFKEATEAVVEQFTSSLHFDVRLWRYDIGGSIAHVKMLGKQKILSAKDTATILKGLNSVREDIESGRLKFKSTFEDVHMNIEDALTRKVGPVGGKLHTARSRNDQVALDLRLFLRDEIKEIIVLVKGLQKSLVSVAGKHVKTLMPGYTHLQKAQPVLLSHHLLAYYEMLERDRARLEECYARVNVLPLGSAALAGTTLPIDRRYVARLLKFPKISENSMDAVSDRDFVIEFISAASIVMVHLSRFAEEIVLWNSDEFSFVTLPDAFSTGSSIMPQKKNPDILELIRGRSGRVFGDLIAILTVMKGLPLAYNRDMQEDKEPLFDTVDTVKSCLNILAVLLPKIIFNKKAMEKGTEGGYLTATDIAEYLVKKGMPFREAHGVTGRLIRHCVEDGKKIDELELAELKDFSKLIGNDIFSYITVASSVANKISHGGTSGKNVSLRLRNIKGSKKK
- the glmS gene encoding glutamine--fructose-6-phosphate transaminase (isomerizing), with amino-acid sequence MCGIVGYIGKRNAIPVIVDSLKKLEYRGYDSAGVAFVKDNKIEVQRCEGKIKKLEQCISGKQFSSPIGIGHTRWATHGKPSESNAHPHRSGGIVVVHNGIIENYYELRERLKKQGHVFTSETDTEVICHLINSYSKKGLDVERATREALEHVHGAYALGIISEAEPDRIIAVKKDSPLVLGLGKDEFFLASDMPAFLKYTRDVIILENDEMAVITRKGISISGVCDKSFKKRITKITWSPAMAEKGGYKHFMLKEINEQPQAIADTLRGRFSIEKGEVNLAEFSLNVNEINKLNKVFLVACGTSWHAALAGKYMIEDLAKTPCEVDIASEFRYRDPILPSNSLVIVITQSGETADTLAAQREAKKRGAKVLSICNVIGSTSSREADGVFYTHSGPEIGVASTKAFTTQLTALYLFAIALAKSKKSIDNKKAKSLLKDILLIPEQVEKALELNASVLKIARKFCNARDFLYLGRGINYPIALEGALKLKEISYIHAEGYPAGEMKHGPIALIDKDMPVLALVPGSGEKIYEKILSNIEEVKSRSGKVIAIAIEGDTKVLYNASHVLFVPETNRYLSPILFTVPLQLLAYHTAVLKKCNVDQPRNLAKSVTVE
- a CDS encoding D-sedoheptulose 7-phosphate isomerase; the protein is MREKILKAFEDSASVKREFIKANIDAVIEVSNLIAEAFNSGSKLMIFGNGGSSTDAAHIAAEFVGRFKMERPALPAIDLNTNMAVVTAIANDYDFSDIFVRQLKAHAQDGDVAIGISTSGNSQNVIKAVEEAKKRRIRTIVFTGAKGGKLAAIADHVFAVPSSDTPRIQETHITLGHVICQMVEEILFESHRNR
- the glmU gene encoding bifunctional UDP-N-acetylglucosamine diphosphorylase/glucosamine-1-phosphate N-acetyltransferase GlmU, with product MGLSVVILAAGLGKRMKSLKPKVLHEVLGRPMLRHVIDAVKPLKPAKIVVVVGNGADNVMAQLNDNSLSFVIQKKLLGTGNALEIAKKTLKGSDAILVLNGDCPLITTNTLKGFLSKHRRSGNTLSYLSFFNDSVSGYGRTVRGDDGKIIGIVEDKHASLHEKRACKELNGGVYAMKPEVLDFIGRIKKNALSGEYYLTDLVNILSKEGKKVETYICMEEEILGVNSREDLYNVSRIFQDRVILKLLKKGVTFIDPQRSVVHPGVSIGKDSIIYPNTCIEGKTSIGSNCVIYPGARIVDSVIEEDVAIKDNSLIEDSRIKKGASIGPLAHLRPHSIIGKNAKVGNFVEIKKSSLGDGTKASHLSYIGDAVIGNDVNIGAGTITCNYDGKKKHKTVIGSGSFIGSDTQIVAPVTIGKGAYVAAGATVTRDVPAGALAISRAEQKNIADWENRSRLKTKGRRSK